TTGGTACatggttttgtttttagtttCTTGACATATCACtgcatttctattttctatattAGGTTTCTATGGTTTCAAGATTGAAGCATGGAAATCTTGTTGAGCTGCTTGGTTACTGTGTAGAGGGAAACCTCCGTGTGCTTGCGTATGAATTTGCAACCATGGGATCTTTACATGACATATTGCATGGTATGCACAGCCAGCTGGTTCTACTTCATAATTACAATATAGACTTAACGCAAACAAATATTAGAAATATAGTTGAAAGTGAGACATTTATGTGATCTGCATTAACAATTTTAGGTAGGAAGGGAGTTCAAGGGGCACAACCAGGTCCAACGCTTGACTGGATGCAGCGTGTTAGAATTGCAGTTGATGCAGCTAGGGGATTGGAATATTTACATGAGAAGGTTCAACCCTCTGTAATTCACAGAGATATCAGATCTAGCAATGTGCTTCTCTTTGAAGACTTTAAAGCCAAGATTGCAGATTTTAACCTTTCAAATCAGGCTCCGGACATGGCTGCTCGCCTCCATTCTACTCGAGTTTTGGGAACCTTCGGTTATCACGCTCCAGAGTAATGCTTCTGAAACTCCTCTATCTTTTGTTTATTTGCTTACAATTTCTTTCCATGGAATGCTTTTTTAAATAGGTTTGTACCATGTTCATATGCGTCCATTCCCAATTGAGAAACTTTTGCAAAATTTTCCATTTGATTTTGAATGCTCTAAGTTTGGATTATAGGTTGGAAAATATTCTCTAAGACGTGAATTGATTTAGTTATTCTTAACCTGAATTAACATAAGTGCAGTTTATATCTCAAAGCAGTTGAGTGGCAGCATATATATAAGCATGAGGAACATGTCCTAcagtggtaccattttatgttGTCTCCATTGTCCTTTTGCCCTAGTGCATGTCCTTAGTTTTTTTCCCCATTTAGATTggtttttttagataaaatagaAACCAAAGAAAGAATTGTCAGAAGGATAGAGGATTGATAGAAGTTCTTGTGAACAAAAATTTTCCTTATTTAAGGTTTTGGAAACTTAAATATTTATGTTACCCATTTTCAAATTATCTTGAGCAGAACCTAATCATCAAATGACACTCCTTTCATAAAAACTGTTTGTCATTGTTAGAAGATTGTTTGATGTAGCATAAACCTATATttaatatgtgtttgaatgacTTTTGGTTGTCAAGCTGGGGCACTCATGGAAACTTGTTACTCTTTTAATTATCGATTTCAGTGGATCAAACTTCAAACTTGCTGATGAGCTTTAGGCTCCATATATGGATCTTTTTTGGGCTTCCCCCCACCCCCAGGGGCAGGGGGACCAATACCTAGGTGGGTTTTAAGGCTGTTGCATGTACTGGAGAGCTATGTTCATATAATAGATATAATTGTCTCATCATGCATGTGACTGTTGGGGAATATAATTTAGTGAAATTTTATGTTTATGGACATATCCTATACCTTTCCAACTCTTCTAAGGTGTATGTGGCATCTACTTTTCTTAGGATCTTCCAAGTTCATATCGTTTAGGCTTGTTAATTAAAACAATCTTGCAGGTATGCTATGACGGGACAGTTGACTCAGAAGAGTGATGTCTACAGTTTTGGGGTTGTTCTTCTAGAGCTTCTTACTGGGAGGAAACCTGTTGATCATACCATGCCTCGGGGACAACAGAGTCTTGTGACTTGGGTAAGTATTTCTGTTTAGTTTCTTTTGGTGCTGTCATTTTTAGTTCCCTTCTCTCGTATGTCTGTTTGCCACCATGTCTCTTTTTTAAATCTGGAATGCTTTTACCATGAAACTACTCATTTTTTATAGGCTACTCCAAGGTTGAGCGAAGACAAGGTCAAACAGTGTGTGGATCCAAAACTGAAGGGAGAATATCCTCCTAAAGGAATTGctaaggtctctctctctctctctctctctctctctctctctcacacacacacacacacacagacccGAGCTAATCTcttgtttccattaagaaatAGTACCTAACAATGTGGTTGTGCTTGGGCAATGCAGCTGGCAGCTGTGGCAGCACTGTGCGTGCAGTATGAAGCTGAGTTCCGGCCAAATATGAGCATTGTTGTCAAGGCTCTGCAGCCACTTCTGAAACCTCCGGCCCCAGCTCCAGTGACTTGAGAAAATaaacttagtttttttttttttttttttttttttttttttttttttttttttttttttttttttttttgtgttttgcaaTTTCTGCTTGTGCAGTTTGGTTGAATTTCTCTGCggatttcatcaattttttacatatcttttttaaattttaatgaatgAGATTGAACGGGCAGGACTGGATTGGCCTCATAATTCCCATTGCTAACTTCTCTGTGTTGTTGGTACTGCATTTGGTGCTAAGTCTGCGGGGTCATAAATTGACAAAGGGATTGGGTTTCATGGGTATGTTCATCTCTGGATGTATTTTTTGCCCGTTCGTGTTTGTCGTATAAAATGGGCTCTCCTTGTATGTATTGTCTTCTCCTGTTTATTACACTGGTTGAGCTCAGGCTCGACTCAAAGTGGACATATTTGTATTCAGTCTTGTTTCTTGCCGAAATTCGTTTATTTAGAGTAATTATTAGGCGTTTCTGGTGTATCTACATGTGCcattctcattttatcattgGATGCCGTGtcaattaaaattgatgtttatgaaagcaattttaattacatgaaaTGCTGCGACTAATAGAAGCATCATCATGTTATCTGTCTTCCGGGAGTATCTAATAATTTTCAGTGTATGGTTgcctatttttcaatttctaatttAGCAGAACATGGCGGATCCATGTCGGATAAACAGGCCTAATTAATTACCGTActgtcattttttctttcttcactcGCTCTAACCAGAGcttatttccattttttagCACCAGAAACTTCCAATAGAACGAAGTGGGGTGAGGTTTCCCGATTTGAGTCCAATTACGCAACCTATCGTCCCAAATTCAGATGTCCACAAACCTCATAATCCATcaagcacaacctttctttccGAGACCATTAAGTCTAATGTTCTCATTCAAACATATTACCTGTGCATTGCACAAACCTATTTCTTCCCGACCTCTGTAACCACCTCATCCATCAAATCCTTACCTCTAGACACTCTATCATCCCTTACATGAAGCCACAACAAGACCACCCGATCCATGAACAATATCTACAAGTTGAAATACATTTACCTACTTACCAAACATCTACTTCATCCATTGAGCAAATTTTTGTCTTAGGCACAACGCGGTGTCAGGGGAGTTCAATGCACTCGTTGGCAAAGAAACATTGAAGCTTGTTCCTCCCCAActacataaaaatattgatgCAAAGTGGATATTTTGCATGAAGTGTTGTCTTGATGGTACTGATCTTGAAAAACTGACTAGTAGTTAAGGGATTCTGCTTGAGGCTCGGGCTTGACTATGTAACattccgtattttagtgtatttttattgaatgattatttttaataatttaaaaatttattctcgtgtttaaaattatcggatattttagatggtttattttatgatctttaaattgtggaaattaatttgttatgttttcttaatatttattattgtgatgcatttaaattgttctttattttaaattaattgattgttaaatttaattattttattttcattttatcattacgtttaaattattttatttgacttgctgttttaaaatcattttcgtttgatcatttcctgtgacccaagatgtgaggattggacctcatttctttccctccatttttttcttttcctctttttctttcttctccttttcttttctcccatttctccCCCTGCTTCCCGCGCGCGCacgtccctctctccctcttcccgTGCGTCGTTcaccagcccgccgccgtgtgCCACCGTCCAGCATCATCGCCCACTACCACAGCTTCCCCTCCTGCCGgtcatcatcccccaccaagctcggcccctatctcgccggcgttctcctccacgcacgacttgaagccgcggcgttccttgagcccgcgcgccgccgtcgcgccacctccggccaccatttcttcaccacttcatcctcgacctcatagaaACCCAATACACCCAATCCCAGCTCCGATCCACCACCagtgaagtacatccaactctattttcgttttgggtatttttacacttcaaccaccctctacgccgccacccacggcaaaccaccaccaccactaacttcaccgacatctctaagccctaccctatcaatttcgggtcttagtttgtccccattcaaaaatgggtatttgagacccacggccacagtgcattttgcactgttacgttgctgtgccgtcacttcttgcagcttcatgatccttcaaaagttattttatagcactgtaagtatttttccaaataactctatgatttaaatatatttttgcactaactcatattattgtgaactggttggacatgtcgAACTGAGTGCGAGGAGTtcgagggtcggatggattgtggacggagttgtgtgtttggtttgcattgttggttgttggtatggtgttgttcatgtacacgggatattgcacgcatgatcatgtttgtaaatgaaactgagttttcgtgtacatgcattcatgttcatgtgttttatgacaactggattttcatgtgagaatggatttttgggtgtgtgtgtatcacgaccccaagccgaaatggggtattatctcggtggagctcctttgATCAtttgggagcggaatatactgagtgacgtccctaggttgtcgttgggcgacaatgggatcggacgagatgttctcgtgccgactccgtggcccctctgctggcgggggctagaggatgcttggctacgaacgcgctgggtgcagaactgggcatcgctcgttgcgtagtggatgctcggccacgaacgcgctgggtgcggaactgggcatATCTATGAAGCCAatacgtgcggatgatccctaggggagatcatggtgcatatgattaatggattaatgggctattttctggaaaaatagcgtgtgttgaataaaaggatattatgtgattcattttctaggaaaatgatgttttattgatttgggtcattttctggaaaaatgacgggtTATTatctttgggccaaaatgagattttggcgtgtgttgaaaaatatctattttcaaggaaaatggtatttttggatttgacgcatattttgtcatatgcatgcatgttggttgcatcaatatgtttgtaTCCTGAGAGTTGTttagtttatacttacctgtggtaccattttatggtatcgcagattttgatgcagatgaagatgacgagccttaagcttggctccgttgaaggagtgatctgagattgctcccgtttatcgagattcgctttatcaattatttatgtatttgttttgtaatatattttggagatgactgtataactttttaaagatgatttgttttaaatatttgtatttaaaaattatggtacttagtagacttatttatattatccgctgcgttgtttattgtatattgttgcatatacacacacttggcactttcgttgggatgtgtgaccgtgttgtcatcatcctgacgttacgatttccattttttttgcaTGTGGGAGTCGGAGCGTCACAACTATGTCATGAAATTTTGTCCTTTGCACTCTTGTATGGTTTACCATTTTTTAGCTCCGACTCCAACGGAGTTGGAAAGTCCAATTCTGACCTCCAACTCAAACCAAAGTCGGAGGCCAAGTTGAggtccgactctgactccgatcAGAAGTGGACTTCAACTCTGATCAGAGCTTTAGAGCCGGAGTTGGAGGTCGGAACTCTACTCGGAGTTAGGCTTCCTTAGAGTGGTCAACTCGTGGTGGTGTGTAGTGGAAGAGATGCACTGATTTGGTGATGGTGCCTAGCGagctcattttctttttgcagtcctctctctgctctctgtagaaaaataaaataaactactactagaaaataggaaaattaaaagaaaaaaaaaatcgctagaactaaaacaagaagaaaaaaataaaacccagtAAGAGAGAGGTCGATGAGTccaaagagagagtgagaaagggaggaatgagaaaaaaaagattgagtGAGAAAGGGaggaatgaggaaaaaaaaaggaacggaagagagaaaaagtacaAAGGGATATAAAGAAGAATTGGAAAGAAgacagagagaaaaagagggagTGAGAGTAGAAACACTATAGCTGGGCGATCTGAGTGGAagaaatgtatatatttatttatttgttgatgaaGGTAGATGAAAGGATGGTGGACCCTTCAACTATCCTTTGGCCATCACTTGCACCCTTCAAAACTTCATGATGGTTCCCAACCACTCATGCCACAAAATAGTGCTGCACCGACATTGCTTTTGCATCTAATACTTGGCTCTCACTTGACCCGACATTGCTTCTTCTATTAACAAGCTTTCATAGTTCGTTGCTTTTTCTATTAACAAGCTTTCATAGTTCATTGCTTTTTCTATTAACAAGCTTTCATAGTTCATGCATCGAAGACCCGACATTGCCTTTTCTATTAACAAGCTTTCATACTTGGCTCTCACTTCGCCATTGCCAAGAGACTTTTTCGATATTTCAAGCAAACCATCCATCATAGCCTCTTTCCTAAGGACCCAAACCTTTTTATAACATTGATTAGGCCTCGATGACTGATCCTCTTCTTTTGCATATACTGTGTTCCTTGGTGAGAATCCCATTTCTTGGACTTCTCACAAACAATGATCCCTTGCccattcctatatatataggagtcTAAGATCACACTTTTTTCACTGTTAGATTTGAACTTTCTTATAAGAATGAGTCCCTCCTTTGAACTTAATGCCAACATAAAACAACCTCATCTCCAACTTTGTGATAATATTGGTGTTACTAATTTCAATGTTGATCCTGCCCTTGACTTCTACATGAAACATATTATTATTGATCTTCACTTTGTCTGTGACCATGTGAACAAAGGCTTGCTAACAGTCTCCCATGTGATAAACTAGCTGATATCTTAACCGTGCCTCTTATCTCTTCCATGGTTCTAGACTAGACTATTCGAGACTGGTCATGTCTCCGAGTATTAGAGACAAAGCTTCATCTCATACAGAACCAGCCTTATATAAAACAAAAGCCATGGGAGTCAATTCACACAAGCAAGAGCACCTAAAAGCGGACCATGGATCCATTAATGTAGAACCATATCATAGCATTGGAAGTCTTCTCTCTTGTAAATATTGAAACTCAAAGTGTGGAAAGACATTGATTCAATATATAGGCTTTGTTTGTACAATTGAATCTAGTTTTGTAAGTTCTTCGTTAGACACACAGTAGGATGGTAGTGTAGAGAAGATTGATATTATCTGAGCCGGGACTGCTGCCTAAGCTAGCTAAAAGTGTTTGCTTGCTAGCCTTATATTATCATGGTCTGAATTTTTTGTTGGGTAGATCTTGATAGTTGTCTTTTGAAGTGAAATAGTACGATGGTAGAGCAAAGAAGACTGATCTTATTAGAGAGCGTCTTACCAAAGATAAATTTTTGGCTTGCTAGCTAGCCTTGTATCTTGGTACGGAATATTTGCTTCATAGATTTTGgtaattatattttgaagtactagacatatatatagtaggATTGCAAAGAAGACTTACCTTATTACAGctgagtgtaatgcctaagaaaaaattttacttCCTAGCCCTTGGTCTGGATTTTggtaagtatttcttcaaaatcttttttttttttttttttccttcttctccttctagTTACAGTGAGTGCCAATcccaagttttcttttttgaatggCTCTCTCACTGAGAAGAcctatatatcactatattacaCAAAGTCACATCTTCGTAAgtttattttgtaaatctttttgtgactgtaacactttttaataaaagtaacttcATAATTTGACATATTACATCAATAcgtatcagtttgtgagtttacttttatgaaagcATTTCTcctatttcttataaattatggCCATTAGTGAAGAGAAGTTCTCAAGAGAGGAAACTATTGACCAGTATGGATAGTTGAGTTATTGAGAGATACGAATGAATCCAATTAACCATTTTGAATTTTAGTGTTGGGGAAACAcacagtaataaaataaaaattataatgaaattaaaatttaaataaaatcagtttGGACTGAAGTATGTAAATATTGTTATCTTTAAAGAGATTTAAATCCTTTGCAgtatataaagttttaaatgaACTGATACAACAAACCTTCTTTTGACTTATCTTCTTCAATATACAACaatccattattattattatcatatagCTCGAAACAATTTTGTACGTGGTTGAGCTAAAGCTAAAAAAAACACGTATCTTTGTTGAGTGGCACTACAGCCACGACTCCCAGCTACTATTAgtggttttgagatttttttttttttttttgtatttttttatacatttaaatattttttaaaaaataaataaattcataatattattaaaaagtacttacttaattattacaaaaaataaataaataaaaaaatcacaacgaTAAAAGCAAACGGTAGAAACCATTGGTAAGAGTAGTATTACTCATCTT
Above is a genomic segment from Juglans microcarpa x Juglans regia isolate MS1-56 chromosome 1D, Jm3101_v1.0, whole genome shotgun sequence containing:
- the LOC121235710 gene encoding PTI1-like tyrosine-protein kinase 1, which produces MRRWLCCTCQVEESYPSNENENLKSPRNHADVEHQKGAKVAAPVKSEVHKPELPIEVPSLPLDELKEKTDNFGSKALIGEGSYGRVYFANLSNGKTVAVKKLDVSSEPESNTDFLAQVSMVSRLKHGNLVELLGYCVEGNLRVLAYEFATMGSLHDILHGRKGVQGAQPGPTLDWMQRVRIAVDAARGLEYLHEKVQPSVIHRDIRSSNVLLFEDFKAKIADFNLSNQAPDMAARLHSTRVLGTFGYHAPEYAMTGQLTQKSDVYSFGVVLLELLTGRKPVDHTMPRGQQSLVTWATPRLSEDKVKQCVDPKLKGEYPPKGIAKLAAVAALCVQYEAEFRPNMSIVVKALQPLLKPPAPAPVT